Proteins encoded together in one Lysinibacter cavernae window:
- a CDS encoding SDR family NAD(P)-dependent oxidoreductase — protein MTRLHTKTTLITGAGTGIGLAVAQRFANEGARVILADRNEAAALAAASAIGSLARAVVMDISDESSVADAFASLGADGWAPDVVVANAGVQLFGEDAPAAELDLDVWKRTLDINLTGTFLTVKHAVRSMLANGPGSIILTGSPTGINGEGRDFTAYSATKAGIHGLTRTVAAAYAADGIRVNTVVPAYTETSLVTSITSDPEARSAIIGRIPLGRAGSPADIEGIMVYLASDDGAFATGGLFAVDGGMTTL, from the coding sequence ATGACACGCTTGCACACGAAGACGACCCTCATCACCGGGGCAGGCACCGGGATTGGCCTCGCGGTCGCTCAGCGTTTTGCGAACGAGGGTGCCAGGGTGATCCTCGCCGATCGCAACGAGGCCGCTGCGTTGGCCGCGGCCTCCGCAATCGGATCGCTCGCCCGTGCCGTCGTGATGGATATCTCTGACGAGTCGTCGGTCGCGGATGCCTTCGCGTCGCTTGGGGCCGACGGGTGGGCACCGGATGTTGTTGTCGCGAACGCCGGGGTTCAGCTCTTTGGCGAAGATGCCCCCGCGGCCGAACTCGACCTCGACGTCTGGAAACGCACGCTCGACATCAATCTCACCGGCACCTTCCTCACCGTCAAGCACGCCGTCCGGTCGATGCTTGCCAACGGCCCTGGCTCGATTATCCTGACGGGAAGCCCAACCGGAATCAACGGCGAGGGGCGCGATTTCACCGCGTACAGCGCGACGAAGGCCGGCATCCACGGGCTCACGCGAACGGTGGCAGCCGCCTACGCCGCCGACGGCATTCGCGTGAACACGGTTGTACCCGCCTACACCGAGACGAGCCTCGTCACCTCAATTACGAGCGACCCAGAGGCGCGGTCGGCAATCATCGGGCGAATCCCGCTTGGCAGGGCCGGCTCGCCCGCCGACATCGAGGGCATCATGGTGTACCTCGCCTCGGACGATGGCGCGTTTGCCACCGGCGGCCTGTTTGCCGTTGACGGGGGCATGACCACGCTGTGA
- a CDS encoding phosphogluconate dehydrogenase C-terminal domain-containing protein has protein sequence MKPTTETLRIAVIGAGGKMGTRVSNNLAKTDYAVAYVENSPAGRQRVRDAGRSLSETSEAVADADIVVLAVPDLALAAVSAQIVPQLPSGSIVLTLDPAAAYAGLLAVRDDVIQAVAHPCHPSVFLERTTKEEWADTFGGIAAPQDAIAAIESDDADKKRIVEETVRAIYAPVIDVHWVTIKQLAQLEPTLVETVACMIGALLNEALDEAINTMGIPEAAARSILYGHTQVALANGLRGDNPFSDACLIAMDYGRERIIKDDWKKIFRDDELDANLARMLHLDHIER, from the coding sequence ATGAAGCCAACAACAGAAACCCTTCGCATCGCCGTCATCGGAGCCGGCGGCAAGATGGGCACGCGCGTCTCAAATAATCTTGCCAAGACTGACTACGCCGTCGCCTATGTCGAGAACTCGCCGGCTGGCCGGCAACGGGTGCGCGACGCCGGGAGGAGCCTCAGCGAAACATCCGAGGCCGTAGCTGACGCAGACATCGTTGTGCTTGCCGTTCCCGACCTCGCGCTTGCCGCGGTCAGCGCGCAGATCGTGCCGCAGCTCCCATCCGGCAGCATCGTGCTGACGCTGGACCCGGCTGCGGCCTACGCGGGGCTCTTGGCTGTTCGGGACGACGTCATCCAGGCCGTCGCTCACCCGTGCCACCCCTCGGTGTTTCTTGAGCGCACAACCAAAGAGGAATGGGCAGACACCTTTGGCGGGATCGCTGCTCCCCAGGACGCCATCGCCGCAATCGAGTCCGACGATGCAGACAAGAAACGCATCGTCGAAGAAACCGTGCGAGCGATCTATGCGCCCGTCATTGATGTGCACTGGGTCACCATCAAGCAGCTCGCGCAACTTGAGCCGACGCTCGTTGAAACGGTTGCCTGCATGATCGGCGCGCTGCTCAACGAAGCGCTCGACGAGGCCATCAACACCATGGGGATTCCAGAAGCAGCTGCGCGCAGCATCCTGTACGGGCACACGCAGGTCGCGCTCGCCAACGGGCTGCGCGGCGATAATCCCTTCAGTGACGCCTGCCTCATCGCAATGGATTACGGTCGCGAACGCATCATCAAGGATGATTGGAAAAAGATCTTCCGCGACGACGAGCTCGACGCGAACCTGGCCCGTATGCTTCACCTTGACCACATCGAGCGCTGA
- a CDS encoding sugar phosphate isomerase/epimerase family protein → MIGLSTYAFFWQLSERAPVRLTLTGALEATRELGISLIQICDYPALDTMTDAELSDLAEAANDLGISIELGTRGIEPRRLDRFLHLAQALDAKLVRSMLPGLDTPEEIATAAASLSGSVAAYERASVTLALETYEQVSTVDLVQLVNEVGSDQLGICLDPANVVARLELPRDCVERSAALVKNVHSKDFRFARQDGWVGFTYSGAPLGTGLHDYQHLLATVQPRERGINEIVEHWLPWQQSPELTIQTEREWTRDAIAYLRSTE, encoded by the coding sequence ATGATCGGGCTCAGCACCTACGCCTTCTTCTGGCAGCTCTCCGAACGAGCGCCAGTCAGGCTGACTCTCACCGGTGCCCTCGAAGCGACGCGCGAACTCGGGATCTCGCTCATTCAGATCTGCGACTATCCGGCGCTCGACACGATGACCGACGCCGAGCTCAGCGATCTTGCCGAGGCGGCCAATGACCTTGGGATATCCATCGAGCTCGGCACGCGAGGCATAGAGCCCCGGCGGCTTGATCGATTCCTTCACCTCGCACAAGCCCTCGACGCCAAGCTCGTGCGCAGCATGCTGCCTGGCCTCGACACTCCAGAAGAAATCGCCACAGCCGCTGCCAGCCTGAGCGGCTCAGTCGCTGCCTACGAACGCGCCAGTGTGACACTTGCGCTCGAAACCTACGAACAGGTCTCGACAGTAGACCTCGTGCAACTCGTGAACGAAGTGGGGAGCGACCAGCTTGGCATCTGCCTCGACCCCGCAAACGTTGTCGCTCGCCTTGAACTGCCTCGCGACTGCGTCGAGAGGAGCGCGGCGCTCGTCAAAAACGTCCATTCGAAAGACTTCCGATTTGCCAGGCAAGACGGCTGGGTCGGGTTCACCTACAGTGGCGCCCCACTCGGCACAGGACTCCACGACTACCAACACCTACTCGCAACCGTTCAGCCTCGGGAACGGGGCATCAACGAGATTGTCGAGCACTGGCTGCCGTGGCAGCAAAGCCCAGAACTGACCATCCAGACGGAACGGGAATGGACCCGTGACGCAATCGCCTACCTGAGGAGCACAGAATGA
- a CDS encoding FadR/GntR family transcriptional regulator, translating to MPAFADDRSDEITAALGALPSGSPVSEVARRLLDLFTGGSIAAGRRLPPERQLATTLGVGRSAVREALAALEILGIVDVRPGSGTYLRGTASDLLPQTLSWGMLIGEHNTAELLELRSGLEIYVARLAASRAGDAEIHKIEKTLSRMRASTHDLTAFAKADLDFHNALSQAAGNGMLVDLLQVARSLLRVYNDRAVHDTDAAEIATAEHEAVLSAIASGDADAAASAMALHMATATARVTAAAATATATSAPASDSSNQHDPE from the coding sequence ATGCCAGCCTTTGCCGATGACCGTTCGGACGAAATCACCGCAGCGCTTGGGGCGCTCCCCTCCGGTTCGCCCGTCTCGGAAGTCGCCCGCCGCCTGCTGGATCTCTTCACCGGCGGCTCGATAGCTGCCGGCCGGAGGCTTCCTCCTGAGCGCCAACTTGCTACCACGCTTGGCGTTGGCCGTTCCGCCGTGCGTGAGGCACTCGCAGCCCTCGAAATCCTCGGGATCGTTGACGTGCGCCCAGGGTCAGGCACCTATCTGCGCGGCACCGCAAGCGACCTCCTCCCCCAGACCCTCAGCTGGGGCATGCTCATCGGCGAGCACAACACGGCAGAGCTGCTTGAACTGCGTTCAGGGCTCGAAATCTATGTAGCCAGGCTGGCCGCTTCCCGCGCGGGCGACGCCGAAATACACAAGATCGAAAAGACGCTCAGCCGGATGCGGGCGTCGACTCACGACCTGACCGCATTCGCAAAAGCAGACCTCGATTTCCATAACGCACTCTCACAGGCGGCCGGCAACGGGATGCTCGTTGACCTGCTCCAGGTCGCACGGTCGCTCCTGCGCGTTTACAACGACCGGGCTGTCCATGATACTGACGCCGCCGAGATCGCGACCGCAGAGCACGAGGCCGTCCTCTCGGCGATCGCATCGGGCGACGCGGATGCCGCGGCCTCCGCAATGGCGCTGCATATGGCAACTGCCACCGCAAGGGTTACGGCGGCTGCGGCCACGGCGACCGCGACCTCAGCCCCGGCCTCCGATTCCTCGAACCAGCACGACCCAGAGTAG